A window of Mesoplasma chauliocola contains these coding sequences:
- a CDS encoding IS3 family transposase encodes MTKDTKLKRVEFINNEIDSNNLSIKIMLDILQLKRSYWDKYKNKWKEIKGKKNFEFNVVNLIYNESLKQFGYRRVKNGLKFKLDINYSNHKIRRIMKENHLIPQYHLKAIKSANLRKGIINSQCIYEDKIKRQYKLVNEPYKVFYTDVTYLISKDGKRYMSTIIEGYSKKVIDYKISDKNDQELVINNLKSFIKKMRKDAIDLNGIILHSDRGVQYQNIQYQNLANKNNIVISMGRTGVCYDNVVIESFHSLLKKGTIYNNKTIINSISEYQTQVKKWVNWYNQNRDFEMQNNIAKRRQNKHYKSKALLKPKYSKLQNKIIY; translated from the coding sequence ATGACTAAAGACACAAAATTAAAAAGAGTTGAGTTTATTAACAATGAAATAGATTCAAACAATTTAAGCATAAAAATTATGTTAGATATACTACAGTTAAAAAGATCTTATTGAGACAAATATAAAAATAAATGAAAAGAAATTAAGGGTAAAAAGAATTTTGAATTTAATGTTGTTAATTTAATTTATAATGAAAGTCTTAAACAGTTTGGGTATAGAAGAGTAAAAAATGGTTTAAAGTTTAAATTAGACATTAATTATAGCAATCATAAAATAAGACGAATAATGAAAGAAAATCATTTAATTCCGCAATATCATTTGAAAGCAATTAAAAGTGCAAATTTAAGAAAAGGTATTATTAATAGTCAATGTATTTATGAAGATAAAATAAAAAGACAATATAAGTTAGTCAATGAACCTTACAAAGTTTTTTACACTGATGTTACTTATCTTATATCTAAAGATGGAAAAAGATATATGTCTACAATAATTGAGGGATATTCTAAAAAAGTTATAGATTATAAAATATCAGATAAAAATGATCAGGAATTAGTTATAAATAATCTAAAAAGTTTCATCAAAAAAATGAGAAAAGATGCCATTGATTTAAATGGTATAATTCTACATTCTGATAGAGGAGTTCAATATCAAAATATTCAATATCAAAATCTAGCAAATAAAAATAATATTGTAATTTCTATGGGTAGAACAGGTGTTTGTTATGATAATGTTGTTATAGAGTCATTTCACTCATTATTAAAGAAAGGGACTATTTATAACAATAAAACGATTATAAACAGTATTAGTGAATATCAAACACAAGTTAAAAAATGGGTTAATTGATATAATCAGAATAGAGATTTTGAAATGCAAAATAACATTGCTAAAAGAAGACAAAATAAACATTATAAATCTAAAGCACTTTTAAAACCAAAATATTCTAAATTACAAAATAAAATAATATATTAA
- a CDS encoding dihydrofolate reductase family protein, producing MKKIILYIAQSIDGFIAEEDGKIDFLLNTDIDANAENKEDYSYSKLMKDIDTILMGRKTYSQISEELSPNDWPYNEKETIILTSKTIQNKKDIKFLNTDAIKLVNDLKIKKGKGIWILGGASVVNPLIENNLIDEYRITTIPIILGKGIYLFNQINKLKLKVETTEIINGLVYTVYTK from the coding sequence ATGAAAAAAATTATTTTATATATTGCACAATCAATAGATGGTTTTATAGCTGAAGAAGATGGTAAAATTGATTTTCTTTTAAATACAGATATAGATGCAAATGCAGAAAATAAAGAAGATTATAGTTATTCAAAGTTAATGAAAGATATAGACACAATTTTAATGGGTAGAAAAACTTATAGTCAGATATCTGAAGAACTTTCACCAAATGATTGACCATATAACGAGAAGGAAACAATTATTTTAACTTCAAAAACAATTCAAAATAAAAAAGATATTAAATTTTTAAATACAGATGCAATAAAATTGGTTAATGATTTAAAAATTAAAAAAGGCAAAGGAATTTGAATTTTAGGTGGTGCATCTGTTGTAAATCCTTTAATTGAAAATAATTTAATAGATGAATATAGGATTACTACAATTCCAATAATTTTGGGAAAAGGTATTTATTTATTCAATCAAATAAACAAATTAAAATTAAAAGTTGAAACAACAGAAATAATTAATGGTTTGGTTTATACAGTTTATACAAAATAA
- a CDS encoding GNAT family N-acetyltransferase → MPFKQYLAVDENDNFVGIINIRLKLNEYLLNYGGHIGYSVSPENRNKGIATEMLSQALEVCKKEGIYEVLVTCTNQASEKVIIKNGGLFEDIRSDGKTSFKRFWIKQKKS, encoded by the coding sequence ATGCCTTTTAAACAATATTTAGCAGTTGATGAAAACGATAATTTTGTTGGTATTATAAACATAAGATTAAAACTTAATGAATATCTCTTAAATTATGGTGGACATATTGGTTATTCTGTTTCACCAGAAAACAGAAATAAAGGCATAGCGACTGAGATGCTTTCTCAGGCATTAGAGGTATGTAAAAAGGAAGGGATTTATGAAGTATTAGTTACTTGTACCAACCAAGCATCTGAAAAAGTTATTATCAAAAATGGTGGATTGTTTGAAGACATTAGAAGTGATGGCAAAACAAGTTTTAAAAGATTTTGAATAAAACAAAAAAAATCATAA
- a CDS encoding Fic family protein: MKSKEDIYSEIYNKHVFSSIPENNEGFCLEFFEWELFESEHIPNIDSFKIIEMIEKVSKNLLLFENINLNLNKNFDEFEMMTISNMSKAASKVIWNLFKPNKPVFIKELNKLVTENQALVPGSFRNKNIFVKGVKKEFKFLSEERIDEKLNKLLSQANTSEEIALHLLLFIITQQVFFDGNKRTAFLIANKILLENFYKFILLGETNIDKFNLLLNDLYNNFKYEKYNNIFNFLKEQIKDLK, encoded by the coding sequence ATGAAAAGTAAAGAAGACATCTACAGTGAAATATATAATAAGCATGTGTTTAGTTCTATACCAGAGAACAATGAAGGCTTTTGTTTAGAATTTTTTGAGTGAGAATTATTTGAATCTGAACACATTCCTAATATAGATAGTTTTAAAATTATTGAAATGATTGAAAAAGTTTCAAAGAATTTATTATTATTTGAAAATATAAATTTAAATCTTAATAAAAATTTTGATGAATTTGAAATGATGACAATAAGTAATATGTCAAAAGCTGCTTCAAAAGTGATCTGAAATCTTTTTAAACCAAATAAACCTGTTTTTATAAAAGAACTTAATAAACTTGTGACAGAAAATCAAGCCCTAGTTCCAGGATCATTCAGAAACAAAAATATTTTTGTCAAAGGAGTTAAAAAAGAGTTTAAATTCTTAAGTGAAGAGAGAATTGATGAAAAACTAAATAAACTTTTAAGCCAAGCTAATACCTCTGAAGAAATAGCGTTACATCTACTATTATTTATAATTACACAGCAAGTTTTCTTCGACGGAAATAAAAGAACTGCATTTTTAATAGCTAATAAAATACTATTGGAAAACTTTTATAAATTTATTTTGTTAGGCGAAACTAACATTGATAAGTTTAATCTACTACTAAATGACTTATATAATAATTTTAAATATGAAAAATATAATAATATATTCAACTTTCTGAAAGAACAAATAAAAGACTTAAAATAG
- a CDS encoding lipoprotein, translated as MKKLLAILGAVGLTATGASVVVSCGNGEVTEDKVDLSKVTLTDFKATNDTTDAQIIEALTKVEGLKELKAEDVTIVKKDATKDVTGTITITASANSKLVSGTLTLTIDKLVDEGNKIPEGTNVSTRDMNGLVNSTRVGVDGQNSIKYRITKEVMSPNSIGWNVKPLTQEFFSDNGISGDVKYVNSSDKVNLVNAEYTLVILHGATQAKNVQSDNGHYEFVKITVIDGTVHANTNNTQKIWAENHWY; from the coding sequence ATGAAAAAATTATTAGCTATTTTAGGAGCAGTTGGTTTAACTGCTACAGGAGCTTCAGTTGTTGTTTCATGTGGAAATGGTGAAGTTACAGAAGATAAAGTAGATTTATCAAAAGTAACTTTAACAGATTTCAAAGCAACAAATGATACAACAGATGCACAAATTATTGAGGCATTAACAAAAGTTGAAGGATTAAAAGAATTAAAAGCTGAAGATGTAACTATTGTTAAAAAAGATGCTACAAAAGACGTAACTGGAACAATTACAATTACAGCTTCTGCTAATTCAAAATTAGTTTCAGGTACATTAACTTTAACTATTGATAAATTAGTAGATGAAGGTAACAAGATACCAGAAGGAACTAATGTTTCAACAAGAGATATGAACGGATTAGTAAATTCAACAAGAGTAGGTGTTGATGGACAAAATTCAATTAAATATAGAATAACAAAAGAAGTAATGAGCCCAAATTCTATTGGTTGAAATGTAAAACCTTTAACTCAAGAATTTTTTAGTGATAACGGAATATCAGGTGATGTTAAATATGTTAATTCATCAGATAAAGTAAATCTTGTAAATGCAGAATATACACTTGTAATTTTACATGGTGCAACTCAAGCAAAAAATGTTCAAAGTGATAACGGACACTATGAATTTGTAAAAATCACTGTTATTGATGGAACTGTTCATGCAAACACAAACAATACTCAAAAAATTTGAGCAGAAAATCACTGATACTAA
- a CDS encoding transposase, translating to MANRKNKKYSAEFRIQILKQIDNGINPKVLSQKNEININTIYSWINSRNEGKLNKPVGRTKENFSSLEEENIFLKKYLAWLKTQN from the coding sequence ATGGCAAATAGAAAAAACAAAAAATATTCAGCTGAGTTTAGAATTCAAATATTGAAACAAATAGATAATGGAATAAATCCTAAAGTTTTAAGTCAAAAAAATGAAATTAACATTAATACAATATATTCATGAATTAATAGTAGAAACGAAGGTAAATTAAATAAACCGGTAGGAAGAACTAAAGAAAACTTTTCAAGTTTAGAAGAGGAAAATATTTTCTTAAAAAAGTACTTAGCATGACTAAAGACACAAAATTAA
- a CDS encoding lipoprotein, translating into MKKLLGILAATGIAASSASLVVACGSKENGAVDLSNALTGYIATNDTDEEEIISYLKETKGVKDLKSSEIAVVTTIATANTEGSVWIHASDKAKSVTGEIVLEIVKTPAVNLKTALKDVYFDKTPTVQEVISALRQVKGLKHLEAYEVEFDLEQINPGEINSVEVKATNSAKIVEGEGNIIVDLSLINLNELNVEGLTDKSTEEEVAAAINAAWKAANTESKKTITKDDVTIKQTTGKIGSKGSITVTAKEDSEKVIGQVTIETAALDAIDLSTALNGLKLETPSVSSENNGNGSTDPETGDALRENEVLALGDITIAGTPVRNQYKADAKNLEGKSNQDVIVDAFKEKNTGAIAEDATVVVKGITLDGAKIIVTPAADEATDVVYNVTYTGKNEVIIPSYEEQIISFLNKKYKGELSRELVTSDIKLEEIAKPQINKAGSVKVEATEDAKNAGLLINSKELATPALPKIELETVLSKEDLSNKALNDVVIEDIVAVINTNLNKVKEESENLSITKDDITFKQTLATSTKEGSIVVTAKDSANLITGTVTITIEKIEKVNLNIFNDAQGVFVDYKPKDGSTQESIQADVLAKLQTVKGLKKLTASDVDIKAVQSSPKLSKDASKYWDISIRANEKSELVKGSASMLIQEADIPTVTEETITNALNDAVQGKNFKDDAEAIAAVIAVEVEGVKSFKAEVKTDGNLVETANEEGATPETETKILKVTAEAAEGYQLAKTEFEVEVNIVKEAASDNKKDITGLTADDLSLEISNTTSQQDVLDALNTKFGLTEDTDKLVLDTDVTITINLATEGQAGKITIAVVDGSTKVKGTNVELTIPALHADTKKDITGLTAVDLSLEISNTTSQQDVLDALNTKFGLTEDTDKLVLDTDVTITINLATEGQAGKITIAVVDGSTKVKGTNVELTIPALHADTKKDITGLTAVDLSLEISNTTSQQDVLDALNTKFGLTEDTDKLVLDTDVTITINLATEGQAGKITIAVVDGSTKVKGTNVELTIPTLAEGQLFAFNLSNKYFN; encoded by the coding sequence ATGAAAAAATTATTAGGTATTTTAGCTGCAACCGGTATAGCAGCAAGTAGCGCAAGCCTAGTAGTAGCCTGTGGGTCAAAAGAAAATGGAGCAGTAGACTTAAGTAATGCACTTACAGGTTATATTGCTACAAACGACACTGACGAAGAGGAAATTATTAGCTATTTAAAAGAAACTAAGGGAGTAAAAGACCTTAAATCAAGCGAGATTGCAGTTGTTACAACAATTGCAACAGCAAATACAGAAGGAAGTGTATGAATTCACGCTTCTGATAAAGCAAAATCAGTAACAGGGGAAATCGTTTTAGAAATTGTTAAAACACCAGCAGTTAACTTAAAAACTGCTTTAAAAGATGTTTACTTTGATAAAACACCTACTGTTCAAGAAGTTATTAGTGCTTTAAGACAAGTTAAGGGACTAAAACATTTAGAAGCATATGAAGTTGAATTTGACTTAGAACAGATTAATCCTGGAGAAATAAACAGCGTTGAAGTTAAAGCAACAAATTCAGCTAAAATTGTTGAAGGTGAAGGAAACATTATTGTTGACTTGTCACTAATTAATTTAAATGAATTAAATGTTGAAGGATTAACTGATAAATCAACTGAAGAAGAAGTTGCAGCAGCAATTAACGCAGCTTGAAAAGCAGCAAATACAGAATCTAAAAAAACTATTACAAAAGATGATGTAACAATCAAACAAACTACAGGTAAAATTGGATCAAAAGGTTCAATTACTGTAACTGCAAAAGAAGACAGTGAAAAAGTAATTGGTCAAGTTACAATTGAAACTGCTGCATTAGATGCAATTGATTTATCAACAGCATTAAATGGATTAAAATTAGAAACTCCTTCAGTTTCTTCTGAAAATAATGGAAATGGATCAACTGATCCTGAAACTGGAGATGCTTTAAGAGAAAATGAAGTATTAGCATTAGGAGATATCACAATAGCTGGTACACCAGTTAGAAATCAATATAAAGCTGATGCAAAAAACTTAGAAGGTAAATCAAATCAAGATGTTATTGTTGATGCATTTAAAGAAAAAAATACAGGAGCTATTGCTGAAGATGCAACAGTTGTTGTTAAAGGAATTACTTTAGATGGAGCAAAAATTATTGTTACACCTGCTGCTGATGAAGCAACAGACGTAGTTTACAATGTAACTTATACAGGAAAAAATGAAGTAATTATTCCTTCATATGAAGAACAAATTATTTCATTCTTAAACAAAAAATATAAAGGAGAATTATCAAGAGAATTAGTTACTTCAGATATTAAATTAGAAGAAATAGCAAAACCTCAAATTAATAAAGCTGGTTCAGTTAAAGTTGAAGCAACTGAAGATGCAAAAAATGCTGGATTATTAATTAATTCAAAAGAATTAGCAACTCCTGCTTTACCAAAAATTGAATTAGAAACTGTATTAAGTAAAGAGGATTTATCTAATAAAGCATTAAATGATGTTGTTATTGAAGACATTGTTGCAGTTATTAATACTAATTTAAATAAAGTAAAAGAAGAATCAGAAAATTTATCAATTACTAAAGATGATATTACTTTCAAACAAACATTAGCAACTTCAACTAAAGAAGGATCAATTGTTGTAACAGCAAAAGACTCAGCTAATTTAATTACTGGAACAGTAACAATTACAATCGAAAAAATTGAAAAAGTTAACTTAAATATCTTTAATGATGCACAAGGTGTATTTGTTGACTATAAACCAAAAGATGGTTCAACTCAAGAATCAATTCAAGCTGATGTTTTAGCTAAATTACAAACTGTAAAAGGTTTAAAAAAATTAACTGCATCAGATGTTGATATTAAAGCAGTTCAATCATCTCCAAAACTTTCAAAAGATGCTTCAAAATACTGAGATATTAGTATTAGAGCAAACGAAAAATCAGAATTAGTTAAAGGATCAGCTTCTATGTTAATTCAAGAAGCAGATATTCCAACTGTTACTGAAGAAACAATCACGAATGCATTAAATGATGCAGTTCAAGGTAAAAACTTTAAAGATGATGCAGAAGCTATTGCAGCTGTTATTGCAGTTGAAGTTGAAGGTGTAAAATCATTTAAAGCTGAAGTTAAAACTGATGGTAATTTAGTTGAAACTGCAAACGAAGAAGGGGCAACTCCTGAAACTGAAACAAAAATTTTAAAAGTTACTGCAGAAGCAGCTGAAGGTTATCAATTAGCTAAAACTGAATTTGAAGTTGAAGTTAATATTGTTAAAGAGGCAGCTTCTGATAATAAAAAAGATATTACAGGATTAACAGCAGATGATTTAAGTTTGGAAATCTCAAACACAACATCTCAACAAGATGTACTTGATGCATTAAACACTAAATTTGGTTTAACTGAAGACACAGATAAATTAGTTTTAGATACTGATGTAACAATTACAATTAATCTTGCAACTGAAGGTCAAGCTGGAAAAATAACTATTGCAGTAGTTGACGGATCAACAAAAGTTAAAGGAACTAATGTTGAGTTAACTATTCCTGCATTGCATGCTGATACAAAAAAAGATATTACAGGATTAACAGCAGTTGATTTAAGTTTGGAAATCTCAAACACAACATCTCAACAAGATGTACTTGATGCATTAAACACTAAATTTGGTTTAACTGAAGACACAGATAAATTAGTTTTAGATACTGATGTAACAATTACAATTAATCTTGCAACTGAAGGTCAAGCTGGAAAAATAACTATTGCAGTAGTTGACGGATCAACAAAAGTTAAAGGAACTAATGTTGAGTTAACTATTCCTGCATTGCATGCTGATACAAAAAAAGATATTACAGGATTAACAGCAGTTGATTTAAGTTTGGAAATCTCAAACACAACATCTCAACAAGATGTACTTGATGCATTAAACACTAAATTTGGTTTAACTGAAGACACAGATAAATTAGTTTTAGATACTGATGTAACAATTACAATTAATCTTGCAACTGAAGGTCAAGCTGGAAAAATAACTATTGCAGTAGTTGACGGATCAACAAAAGTTAAAGGAACTAATGTTGAGTTAACTATTCCTACATTGGCTGAAGGACAACTATTCGCATTCAACCTATCAAACAAATACTTTAACTAA
- a CDS encoding BspA family leucine-rich repeat surface protein, translated as MKKLLTFLASISLTTNLIILAVSCSNETVHFEDLSSVILNKDLGKLDNNDETTVKNALLKQNPTLNINEIKLTIAPVTKEIETNNYTVTVEPIENSAVYSGKVEGITFYNETVHFEDLSSVILNKDLGKLDNNDETTVKNALLKQNPTLNINEIKLTIAPVTKEIETSNYTVTVEPIENSAVYSGKVEGITFYNETVHFEDLSSVILNKDLGKLDNNDETTVKNALLKQNPTLNINEIKLTIAPVTKEIETNNYTVTIEPIEDSAVYSGKVEGITFYNETVHFEDLSSVILNKDLGKLDNNDETTVKNALLKQNPTLNINEIKLTIAPVTKEIETNNYTVTVEPIENSAVYSGKVEGITFYNETVHFEDLSSVILNKDLGKLDNNDETTVKNALLKQNPTLNINEIKLTIAPVTKEIETSNYTVTVEPIENSAVYSGKVEGITFYNETVHFEDLSSVILNKDLGKLDNNDETTVKNALLKQNPTLNINEIKLTIAPVTKEIETNNYTVTIEPIEDSAVYSGKVEGITFYNETVHFEDLSSVILNKDLGKLDNNDETTVKNALLKQNPTLNINEIKLTIAPVTKEIETSNYTVTVEPIENSAVYSGKVEGITFYTEKEIQDNLTYYIDEKTGEELNVAGSAPEGTKEVTHIGYDLNFQAYKMPPTIEKVPNEISQEILSLHSLFEEAESFNQDISSWDTSNITSMSAMFSGAISFNQGLNDWNTSKVTDMSQMFKNANSFNQDLNDWDTSKVTNMSDMFNSYGEFQGKISNWNTSNVVNMSGMFGWLKLFNGDISTKEVEKNNEKYVAWDTSKVTNMSGMFYSAYNFNAKIGNWNTSKVTNMQGMFWGASNFNQEIHTVTVPNGSNPSIIYWDVSNVTDMSNMFRDTEKFEQDISTWNTSNVINMSYMFYDAIKYNRNLSNWDVAKVTNHNQFDTGAKIWEDGFKPIFNV; from the coding sequence ATGAAAAAACTTTTAACTTTTTTGGCTTCAATATCTTTAACAACAAATTTAATAATTTTAGCCGTTTCATGTAGTAATGAAACTGTTCATTTTGAAGATCTATCAAGTGTAATTTTGAATAAGGATTTAGGTAAACTAGATAATAATGACGAAACTACTGTAAAAAATGCTTTACTAAAACAAAATCCTACATTAAATATTAATGAAATTAAATTAACAATTGCACCTGTTACAAAAGAGATAGAAACAAACAACTATACAGTAACAGTAGAACCAATTGAAAATTCAGCTGTTTATTCTGGAAAAGTTGAAGGTATCACTTTTTACAATGAAACTGTTCATTTTGAAGATCTATCAAGTGTAATTTTGAATAAGGATTTAGGTAAACTAGATAATAATGACGAAACTACTGTAAAAAATGCTTTACTAAAACAAAATCCTACATTAAATATTAATGAAATTAAATTAACAATTGCACCTGTTACAAAAGAGATAGAAACAAGCAACTATACAGTAACAGTAGAACCAATTGAAAATTCAGCTGTTTATTCTGGAAAAGTTGAAGGTATCACTTTTTACAATGAAACTGTTCATTTTGAAGATCTATCAAGTGTAATTTTGAATAAGGATTTAGGTAAACTAGATAATAATGACGAAACTACTGTAAAAAATGCTTTACTAAAACAAAATCCTACATTAAATATTAATGAAATTAAATTAACAATTGCACCTGTTACAAAAGAGATAGAAACAAACAACTATACAGTAACAATAGAACCAATTGAAGATTCAGCTGTTTATTCTGGAAAAGTTGAAGGTATCACTTTTTACAATGAAACTGTTCATTTTGAAGATCTATCAAGTGTAATTTTGAATAAGGATTTAGGTAAACTAGATAATAATGACGAAACTACTGTAAAAAATGCTTTACTAAAACAAAATCCTACATTAAATATTAATGAAATTAAATTAACAATTGCACCTGTTACAAAAGAGATAGAAACAAACAACTATACAGTAACAGTAGAACCAATTGAAAATTCAGCTGTTTATTCTGGAAAAGTTGAAGGTATCACTTTTTACAATGAAACTGTTCATTTTGAAGATCTATCAAGTGTAATTTTGAATAAGGATTTAGGTAAACTAGATAATAATGACGAAACTACTGTAAAAAATGCTTTACTAAAACAAAATCCTACATTAAATATTAATGAAATTAAATTAACAATTGCACCTGTTACAAAAGAGATAGAAACAAGCAACTATACAGTAACAGTAGAACCAATTGAAAATTCAGCTGTTTATTCTGGAAAAGTTGAAGGTATCACTTTTTACAATGAAACTGTTCATTTTGAAGATCTATCAAGTGTAATTTTGAATAAGGATTTAGGTAAACTAGATAATAATGACGAAACTACTGTAAAAAATGCTTTACTAAAACAAAATCCTACATTAAATATTAATGAAATTAAATTAACAATTGCACCTGTTACAAAAGAGATAGAAACAAACAACTATACAGTAACAATAGAACCAATTGAAGATTCAGCTGTTTATTCTGGAAAAGTTGAAGGTATCACTTTTTACAATGAAACTGTTCATTTTGAAGATCTATCAAGTGTAATTTTGAATAAGGATTTAGGTAAACTAGATAATAATGACGAAACTACTGTAAAAAATGCTTTACTAAAACAAAATCCTACATTAAATATTAATGAAATTAAATTAACAATTGCACCTGTTACAAAAGAGATAGAAACAAGCAACTATACAGTAACAGTAGAACCAATTGAAAATTCAGCTGTTTATTCTGGAAAAGTTGAAGGTATTACTTTTTACACTGAAAAAGAAATTCAAGACAATTTAACTTATTATATAGATGAAAAAACAGGTGAAGAATTAAATGTTGCTGGATCTGCTCCTGAAGGAACAAAAGAAGTAACACACATTGGATATGATTTAAATTTCCAAGCTTATAAAATGCCACCTACTATTGAAAAAGTTCCTAATGAAATTAGTCAAGAAATTCTAAGTTTACATAGTTTATTTGAAGAAGCTGAAAGTTTTAACCAAGATATAAGTAGTTGAGATACATCAAATATAACAAGTATGAGTGCAATGTTTTCAGGTGCAATTTCTTTTAATCAAGGTTTAAACGATTGAAATACTTCAAAAGTAACTGATATGTCGCAAATGTTTAAAAATGCAAATTCATTTAATCAAGATTTAAATGATTGAGATACATCAAAAGTAACTAATATGAGTGATATGTTTAATTCATATGGAGAATTTCAGGGTAAAATTTCAAATTGAAATACATCAAATGTAGTTAATATGTCTGGTATGTTTGGTTGATTAAAACTTTTTAATGGTGATATTTCAACAAAAGAAGTAGAAAAAAATAATGAAAAATATGTCGCATGAGATACATCAAAAGTAACTAATATGAGTGGTATGTTTTATTCGGCTTATAATTTTAATGCGAAAATAGGTAATTGAAATACATCAAAAGTAACTAATATGCAAGGGATGTTTTGGGGTGCATCAAATTTTAATCAAGAAATTCATACTGTTACTGTGCCTAATGGGTCAAATCCTTCAATAATTTATTGAGATGTTTCTAATGTAACTGATATGTCCAATATGTTTCGTGATACTGAAAAATTTGAACAAGACATTTCAACTTGAAATACTTCAAATGTAATAAACATGTCTTACATGTTTTATGATGCAATAAAATACAATAGAAACTTAAGTAATTGAGACGTAGCAAAAGTAACTAATCATAATCAGTTTGACACAGGCGCTAAAATTTGGGAAGATGGATTTAAACCTATTTTTAATGTATAG
- a CDS encoding IS3 family transposase: MKRKMNSKDKLAFLKNNIDVIKYKKIDIVEFIVKNKLNEKYYISDLLEIFSVKRSYWDKYKNKVSYVKNKDYKLVKLIKEIFDNSLKQYGVRRIKKELELKFSLTVNHKKIRRILNEHELLSEYVIKIKSNRAKRYDHRNYRTENPRFAKDLINRNFRKSEKPNQIWYTDVTYLISENGKRYMSTFIDDFDKRVVGYHISNMNNTKLVIESLKNSITNSCITKEECKNLIIHSDRGIQYVSNEYKAYLKFLGIKSSMGQTGVTQDNIEIERFHSELKKGTIHNNSYFKFDINSYVDFVKNEWIPWYKKEVQKRNKN, translated from the coding sequence ATGAAAAGAAAAATGAATAGTAAAGATAAACTGGCATTTTTAAAAAATAATATAGATGTTATAAAATATAAAAAAATAGATATTGTTGAATTTATAGTTAAGAACAAATTAAATGAAAAATATTACATTTCAGATTTACTTGAAATTTTTTCTGTAAAAAGATCTTATTGAGATAAATATAAAAATAAGGTGAGTTACGTTAAAAATAAAGATTATAAGCTAGTTAAGTTAATAAAAGAAATATTTGACAATTCTCTAAAACAATATGGAGTAAGAAGAATTAAAAAGGAATTAGAATTAAAATTCAGTTTAACTGTGAATCATAAAAAAATTAGAAGAATATTGAATGAACATGAATTACTCTCTGAGTATGTTATTAAAATAAAATCTAATAGAGCTAAGAGATATGATCATAGAAATTATAGAACTGAAAATCCTAGATTTGCAAAAGACTTAATAAACAGAAATTTTAGAAAAAGTGAAAAGCCTAATCAAATATGATACACAGATGTAACATATTTAATATCTGAAAATGGAAAAAGATATATGTCTACTTTCATAGACGATTTTGATAAAAGAGTAGTGGGTTATCATATATCAAACATGAATAATACAAAATTAGTAATTGAAAGTTTAAAAAATTCAATCACTAATTCGTGTATAACAAAAGAAGAATGTAAAAACCTTATAATTCATTCTGATAGAGGCATTCAATATGTTTCTAATGAATATAAAGCATATTTAAAATTTTTAGGAATAAAAAGTTCGATGGGGCAAACAGGAGTTACTCAAGATAATATAGAAATTGAAAGATTTCACTCAGAACTTAAAAAAGGAACAATACACAATAATTCATATTTTAAATTTGATATAAATTCTTATGTAGATTTTGTTAAAAATGAATGAATCCCTTGGTATAAAAAGGAAGTTCAAAAAAGAAACAAAAACTAG